One genomic segment of Deinococcus cellulosilyticus NBRC 106333 = KACC 11606 includes these proteins:
- a CDS encoding glucodextranase DOMON-like domain-containing protein: MDAPVLLFVADPAGDQRGDGGYLLPGTLSNLEVASLDLRSFAVRNEGGNLKLEVGMAALENPLRAPVGFSVAVLDVFIKTAPGGDERLADTGFVTPSNQGWQHHLSISPLKSTFQKWDPSGGVEVQEGAFQVQTQGTTVHISTSLPAGQYQYWVMVSVFDPLTPTGVEAPSLGGNPSHLRSSLQNAPVPVDVLLAGEQQPVYREGTLPAVGRFRDGRPWWLLLLGGIGMAGAFWATLQLWRRENR, encoded by the coding sequence ATGGATGCCCCGGTGCTTTTGTTTGTTGCAGATCCTGCTGGGGACCAGCGGGGGGACGGAGGGTACCTGTTGCCTGGCACCCTTTCAAACCTTGAAGTGGCCAGTTTGGATTTGCGTTCTTTTGCCGTGCGCAACGAGGGGGGAAACCTCAAGCTGGAAGTCGGCATGGCTGCCCTGGAAAACCCCCTCAGGGCCCCAGTTGGATTTTCAGTTGCCGTGCTGGATGTGTTCATCAAAACCGCTCCTGGAGGGGATGAGCGTCTCGCCGACACGGGGTTCGTGACCCCCAGCAACCAGGGGTGGCAGCACCACCTGTCCATTTCCCCTTTGAAATCCACATTCCAAAAGTGGGACCCCTCGGGTGGGGTCGAGGTGCAAGAAGGTGCTTTTCAGGTGCAGACCCAGGGCACCACCGTGCACATCTCCACCTCCCTCCCAGCAGGCCAATACCAGTACTGGGTGATGGTCAGCGTCTTCGATCCGCTCACCCCGACGGGGGTGGAGGCACCCAGCCTGGGCGGCAACCCCAGTCACCTGCGCAGTTCGTTGCAAAATGCTCCTGTGCCAGTGGATGTGCTGCTGGCAGGTGAACAACAACCGGTGTACCGTGAGGGCACCCTCCCTGCGGTGGGAAGGTTCCGGGATGGTCGCCCCTGGTGGTTGTTGCTGCTGGGGGGGATCGGGATGGCGGGTGCCTTTTGGGCCACATTGCAATTGTGGCGGCGGGAAAATCGGTGA
- a CDS encoding ArsR/SmtB family transcription factor, with protein sequence MIETSQEDVCEVSCVHPEAVQAARKAQPADACVEVASGLLKAVADPTRLKILSALSTTELCVCDLAVVVGISESNASHQLRLLRTARLVRYRKEGRVAYYCLTDHHVKELLGSALEHAME encoded by the coding sequence ATGATTGAGACGTCTCAAGAAGATGTGTGTGAAGTGTCGTGTGTGCATCCGGAGGCGGTGCAGGCCGCCCGGAAAGCCCAACCTGCAGATGCCTGTGTGGAGGTGGCCAGTGGACTGTTGAAAGCGGTGGCTGACCCCACCCGCCTGAAAATTCTCTCGGCCCTGTCCACCACAGAGCTTTGCGTGTGTGACCTGGCGGTGGTGGTGGGGATCAGTGAGTCGAACGCCAGCCATCAACTCAGGCTGCTGAGGACCGCGAGGTTGGTGCGTTACCGCAAAGAAGGCCGGGTCGCGTACTACTGCCTGACCGACCACCATGTGAAGGAACTGCTGGGGAGTGCATTGGAACACGCCATGGAGTGA
- a CDS encoding DUF475 domain-containing protein: MLSKEFGFAFLVTLICLAGAFVYGLQTGGMGTAGSFLLIAVILGVMEVSLSFDNAVVNASVLRNMSEVWQRRFLTWGILIAVFGMRFVFPILIVAVVANLGFIEVARLAFSDPEAYARHLTQAEVPISAFGGTFLLLVFLKYLMDPEKEIHWLTFIERPLAKIGRLDTIQVFLTGVLLLVLVNYTVAGEEKLTALIAGVVGILTYIFIDALGGLFDADDMAAKAGAAGLTAFIYLEVLDASFSLDGVIGAFAITREVVVIAAGLCIGAVFVRSLTLMLVKKGTLQQYVFLEHGAHYGIGALAIIMLLGMNENIHIPELVTGLIGVGFIVASVLWSVRHPPR; this comes from the coding sequence ATGCTGAGCAAAGAGTTCGGCTTTGCTTTTCTGGTGACCCTGATCTGCCTTGCCGGGGCTTTTGTTTACGGCCTGCAGACCGGAGGCATGGGCACCGCAGGCTCCTTTTTGCTGATCGCCGTGATTCTGGGTGTGATGGAAGTGTCCCTCAGTTTCGACAACGCCGTGGTCAACGCCAGTGTGCTCCGAAACATGAGCGAAGTGTGGCAACGCCGCTTCCTCACCTGGGGGATTTTGATTGCGGTGTTCGGGATGCGTTTCGTGTTCCCCATTTTGATTGTGGCGGTGGTCGCCAACCTGGGGTTCATCGAAGTGGCCCGGCTGGCCTTCAGTGACCCTGAAGCGTACGCCCGTCACCTCACCCAGGCAGAAGTGCCCATCTCGGCGTTCGGGGGCACCTTCCTGCTGCTGGTGTTTTTGAAGTACCTGATGGACCCCGAGAAAGAAATTCACTGGTTGACCTTCATTGAGCGTCCGCTGGCCAAAATTGGCCGTCTGGACACCATTCAGGTGTTCCTCACCGGTGTGCTGCTGCTGGTTCTGGTGAACTATACGGTGGCAGGGGAAGAAAAACTCACTGCCCTGATTGCAGGTGTGGTGGGCATCCTGACTTACATCTTCATTGATGCCCTCGGGGGCCTGTTTGATGCCGATGACATGGCGGCCAAAGCAGGCGCAGCAGGCCTCACTGCCTTCATTTACCTGGAGGTGCTGGACGCCAGTTTCTCGCTGGACGGGGTGATCGGGGCGTTCGCCATCACCCGCGAAGTGGTGGTGATTGCCGCAGGCTTGTGCATCGGTGCAGTTTTTGTGCGTTCCCTCACCCTGATGCTGGTGAAAAAAGGCACCCTGCAGCAGTACGTGTTCCTGGAGCATGGGGCACACTACGGAATTGGCGCTCTGGCCATCATCATGCTGCTGGGGATGAACGAAAACATCCACATCCCTGAACTGGTCACCGGC